Proteins encoded in a region of the Streptomyces sp. NBC_00310 genome:
- a CDS encoding F0F1 ATP synthase subunit gamma, translating into MGAQLRVYKRRIRSVTATKKITKAMEMIAASRVVKAQRKVAASAPYATELTRAVTAVGTGSNTKHPLTTEAETATRSAVLLLTSDRGLAGAFNSNAIKVAEQLTARLEAEGKEVDTYIVGRRGLAHYNFRERKVVESWSGFTDEPTYADAKKVAGPLIEAIEKETADGGVDELHIVFTEFVSMMTQTALNARLLPLSLDKVAEESAPKGEILPLYDFEPSAEDVLDALLPRYVESRIYNALLQSAASKHAATRRAMKSATDNAGDLINTLSRLANAARQAEITQEISEIVGGSAALADATAGSDR; encoded by the coding sequence ATGGGAGCCCAGCTCCGGGTCTACAAGCGTCGCATCCGATCCGTCACCGCGACCAAGAAGATCACCAAGGCGATGGAGATGATCGCCGCCTCGCGCGTCGTCAAGGCGCAGCGCAAGGTGGCGGCCTCCGCGCCGTACGCGACCGAGCTCACCCGCGCGGTCACGGCGGTCGGTACCGGTTCGAACACCAAGCATCCGCTGACCACGGAGGCGGAGACGGCGACCCGCTCCGCGGTGCTGCTCCTCACGAGCGACCGCGGACTGGCCGGCGCCTTCAACTCCAACGCCATCAAGGTCGCCGAGCAGCTGACGGCGCGCCTCGAGGCGGAGGGCAAGGAGGTCGACACGTACATCGTCGGCCGCCGCGGTCTGGCCCACTACAACTTCCGCGAGCGCAAGGTCGTGGAGTCGTGGTCGGGCTTCACCGACGAGCCCACCTACGCGGACGCGAAGAAGGTCGCGGGTCCGCTGATCGAGGCGATCGAGAAGGAGACGGCGGACGGCGGCGTGGACGAACTCCACATCGTCTTCACCGAGTTCGTCTCGATGATGACGCAGACGGCGCTCAACGCCCGTTTGCTGCCGCTCAGCCTCGACAAGGTGGCCGAGGAGTCCGCGCCGAAGGGCGAGATCCTTCCGCTGTACGACTTCGAGCCGTCGGCGGAGGACGTCCTCGACGCCCTGCTGCCGCGCTACGTCGAGAGCCGTATCTACAACGCGCTGCTCCAGTCGGCTGCCTCCAAGCACGCCGCCACGCGCCGTGCGATGAAGTCGGCGACCGACAACGCGGGAGACTTGATCAACACGCTCTCCCGCCTTGCCAACGCGGCCCGCCAGGCCGAAATCACCCAGGAAATCAGCGAGATCGTCGGTGGCTCCGCAGCCCTGGCCGACGCGACCGCGGGGAGTGACAGGTAA
- the atpD gene encoding F0F1 ATP synthase subunit beta: MTTTVETAVATGRVARVIGPVVDVEFPVDAMPEIYNALHVEVADPAQDGAKKTLTLEVAQHLGDGLVRTISMQPTDGLVRQAAVTDTGTGISVPVGDFTKGKVFNTLGEVLNTDEQYDGERWTIHRKAPNFDELESKTEMFETGVKVIDLLTPYVKGGKIGLFGGAGVGKTVLIQEMIYRVANNHDGVSVFAGVGERTREGNDLIEEMAESGVIDKTALVFGQMDEPPGTRLRVALAGLTMAEYFRDVQKQDVLFFIDNIFRFTQAGSEVSTLLGRMPSAVGYQPNLADEMGLLQERITSTRGHSITSMQAIYVPADDLTDPAPATTFAHLDATTVLSRPISEKGIYPAVDPLDSTSRILDPRYIAADHYNTAMRVKTVLQKYKDLQDIIAILGIDELGEEDKLTVHRARRVERFLSQNTHVAKQFTGVDGSDVPLEESITAFNAIIDGEYDHFPEQAFFLCGGIEDLKKNAKELGVS; encoded by the coding sequence ATGACGACGACAGTTGAGACGGCCGTTGCCACGGGCCGCGTCGCCCGGGTCATCGGCCCGGTCGTCGACGTGGAATTCCCCGTCGACGCCATGCCGGAGATCTACAACGCCCTTCACGTCGAGGTGGCCGACCCGGCCCAGGACGGCGCGAAGAAGACGCTGACCCTGGAGGTCGCCCAGCACCTGGGTGACGGCCTGGTCCGCACGATCTCGATGCAGCCCACCGACGGTCTGGTCCGCCAGGCCGCGGTCACCGACACCGGCACGGGCATCTCCGTCCCGGTCGGTGACTTCACCAAGGGCAAGGTGTTCAACACCCTCGGTGAGGTACTGAACACCGACGAGCAGTACGACGGCGAGCGCTGGACCATCCACCGCAAGGCCCCCAACTTCGACGAGCTCGAGTCGAAGACCGAGATGTTCGAGACCGGCGTCAAGGTCATCGACCTTCTCACCCCGTACGTCAAGGGTGGAAAGATCGGCCTGTTCGGCGGTGCCGGCGTCGGCAAGACGGTGCTCATCCAGGAGATGATCTACCGCGTCGCCAACAACCACGACGGTGTCTCCGTGTTCGCCGGTGTCGGTGAGCGCACCCGTGAGGGCAACGACCTCATCGAGGAGATGGCGGAGTCGGGCGTCATCGACAAGACCGCCCTGGTCTTCGGCCAGATGGACGAGCCCCCGGGCACCCGTCTGCGCGTGGCCCTGGCCGGTCTGACCATGGCGGAGTACTTCCGCGATGTGCAGAAGCAGGACGTGCTGTTCTTCATCGACAACATCTTCCGCTTCACCCAGGCCGGTTCCGAGGTGTCGACCCTGCTCGGCCGGATGCCCTCCGCGGTGGGTTACCAGCCGAACCTGGCCGACGAGATGGGTCTCCTCCAGGAGCGCATCACCTCGACCCGTGGTCACTCGATCACCTCGATGCAGGCGATCTACGTCCCCGCGGACGACCTGACCGACCCGGCCCCGGCCACCACCTTCGCCCACCTCGACGCGACGACGGTTCTCTCCCGTCCGATCTCCGAGAAGGGCATCTACCCGGCCGTGGACCCGCTGGACTCCACGTCCCGCATCCTGGACCCCCGCTACATCGCGGCGGACCACTACAACACCGCCATGCGCGTCAAGACGGTGCTGCAGAAGTACAAGGACCTCCAGGACATCATCGCGATCCTCGGTATCGACGAGCTCGGCGAGGAGGACAAGCTCACCGTCCACCGCGCCCGTCGCGTGGAGCGCTTCCTGTCCCAGAACACCCACGTCGCCAAGCAGTTCACCGGCGTCGACGGGTCGGACGTCCCGCTGGAGGAGTCGATCACCGCGTTCAACGCGATCATCGACGGTGAGTACGACCACTTCCCGGAGCAGGCGTTCTTCCTCTGCGGTGGTATCGAGGACCTGAAGAAGAACGCGAAGGAGCTCGGCGTCTCCTGA
- a CDS encoding F0F1 ATP synthase subunit epsilon has protein sequence MAAELHVALVAADREVWSGQATLVVARTTSGDIGVMPGHQPLLGVLESGPVTIRTSEGGTVVVAVHGGFISFADNKLSLLAEVAELADEIDVQGAERELERAKAAGDAAAERRADVRLRTAAAR, from the coding sequence TTGGCTGCTGAGCTGCACGTCGCGCTGGTCGCGGCCGACCGAGAGGTCTGGTCGGGCCAGGCCACCCTGGTCGTCGCCCGTACCACGTCCGGCGACATCGGCGTCATGCCCGGTCACCAGCCGCTGCTCGGTGTGCTGGAGTCGGGCCCGGTGACCATCCGTACGAGTGAGGGCGGCACCGTCGTCGTCGCCGTGCACGGCGGTTTCATCTCGTTCGCGGACAACAAGCTGTCCCTGCTGGCCGAGGTCGCCGAGCTGGCCGACGAGATCGACGTCCAGGGCGCGGAGCGAGAGCTGGAGCGCGCGAAGGCGGCGGGCGACGCCGCCGCCGAGCGCCGCGCGGATGTACGACTGCGTACGGCGGCGGCGCGCTGA
- a CDS encoding DUF2550 domain-containing protein yields MVLALTVCGSVIALVVVGLFVFGLRRRLIQRSGGTFDCSLRWEAPEKPGSDENGKGWGYGVARYNGDRIEWYRVFSYSPRPRRVLERSAIEVAGRRTPEGEEELALLSDAVILACLHRGTRLELAMSEDALTGFLAWLEAAPPGQRVNVA; encoded by the coding sequence ATGGTCCTCGCTCTGACTGTGTGCGGGTCGGTGATCGCGCTCGTGGTGGTGGGGCTTTTCGTCTTCGGACTGCGCCGGCGCCTCATCCAGCGCTCCGGCGGCACCTTCGACTGCAGCCTCCGCTGGGAGGCCCCGGAGAAACCCGGTAGCGACGAGAACGGCAAGGGCTGGGGCTATGGAGTCGCCCGCTACAACGGTGACCGCATCGAGTGGTACCGCGTCTTCTCGTACTCGCCCCGCCCCCGCCGCGTCCTGGAGCGCTCGGCGATCGAGGTGGCCGGGCGTCGCACCCCCGAGGGTGAGGAGGAGCTGGCGCTTCTCTCCGACGCCGTGATCCTCGCGTGCCTGCACCGCGGGACCCGTCTCGAACTGGCGATGAGCGAGGACGCGCTGACCGGTTTCCTCGCGTGGCTGGAGGCAGCCCCGCCCGGTCAGCGCGTCAATGTCGCCTAG
- a CDS encoding glycosyl hydrolase family 18 protein, protein MRFRHRAIAGLAALLLPLAGLAGLATPAQAAAAASSATATYAKPQDWGSGFEGKWTVKNTGTTTISSWTVEWDFPSGTSVTSAWDADVTSSGTHWTARNKSWNGTLAPGASVSFGFNGSGSGSPANCKLNGGSCDGGPSVPGDAAPSAPGTPTTSDVTTTSVKLGWSAATDDKGIKNYDVLRDGTKIATVTGTTYTDTGLTAGTDYSYTVQARDTADQTGPVSGAAAVRTTGGTNPNPGAKVNLGYFTEWGVYGRNYHVKNLVTSGSAAKITHINYAFGNVKNGQCVLDDAYAATDKAYTADQSVSGTADTWDQPLRGNFNQLRQLKAKYPHIKVLYSFGGWTYSGGFGQAAQNPAAFAKSCKAVVEDPRWADVFDGIDIDWEYPNACGLTCDTSGPAAFKNLMSALRTEFGPNYLVTAAITADGSSGGKIDAADYGGAATSLNWYNVMTYDYFGAWANTGPTAPHSPLTSYSGIPTAGFNSADAIAKLKAKGVPSAKLLLGIGFYGRGWTGVTQSAPGGTATGAATGTYEAGIEDYKVLKNSCPATGTIAGTAYAHCGTNWWSYDTPATIGTKMTWAKNQGLGGAFFWEFSGDTTSGELVNAISNGLK, encoded by the coding sequence ATGCGCTTCAGGCACAGAGCCATAGCGGGTCTCGCCGCCCTTCTCCTCCCCCTCGCCGGCCTGGCCGGCCTCGCGACCCCCGCACAGGCGGCCGCCGCGGCTTCATCGGCCACCGCCACCTACGCCAAGCCCCAGGACTGGGGCTCCGGCTTCGAAGGCAAGTGGACCGTCAAGAACACCGGGACGACCACGATCAGCTCCTGGACCGTCGAGTGGGACTTCCCCTCCGGCACGTCCGTCACCTCCGCCTGGGACGCGGATGTCACCTCGTCCGGCACCCACTGGACCGCCAGGAACAAGTCCTGGAACGGCACCCTCGCACCGGGCGCCTCCGTCTCCTTCGGTTTCAACGGGAGCGGCTCAGGCTCCCCGGCCAACTGCAAGCTGAACGGCGGAAGTTGTGACGGCGGCCCGTCCGTCCCCGGTGACGCGGCACCCTCCGCCCCCGGCACCCCGACCACCTCGGACGTCACCACCACCTCGGTGAAGCTCGGCTGGAGCGCGGCCACCGACGACAAGGGGATCAAGAACTACGACGTCCTGCGCGACGGCACCAAGATCGCCACCGTCACCGGCACGACCTACACGGACACCGGCCTGACCGCCGGAACCGACTACTCGTACACCGTCCAGGCCCGCGACACCGCCGACCAGACCGGCCCGGTGAGCGGCGCCGCCGCCGTACGGACCACGGGCGGCACGAACCCGAACCCCGGCGCGAAGGTCAACCTCGGCTACTTCACCGAGTGGGGCGTCTACGGCCGCAACTACCACGTGAAGAACCTGGTGACCTCGGGCTCCGCCGCGAAGATCACCCACATCAACTACGCCTTCGGCAACGTCAAGAACGGCCAGTGCGTGCTGGACGACGCCTACGCGGCCACCGACAAGGCGTACACCGCCGACCAGTCCGTCAGCGGCACCGCCGACACCTGGGACCAGCCGCTGCGCGGCAACTTCAACCAGCTCCGCCAGCTCAAGGCCAAGTACCCGCACATCAAGGTGCTGTACTCCTTCGGCGGCTGGACCTACTCCGGCGGCTTCGGCCAGGCCGCGCAGAACCCGGCCGCGTTCGCCAAGTCCTGCAAAGCCGTCGTGGAGGACCCGCGCTGGGCCGACGTCTTCGACGGCATCGACATCGACTGGGAGTACCCGAACGCCTGCGGTCTGACCTGCGACACCTCGGGCCCCGCAGCGTTCAAGAACCTGATGTCCGCACTCCGTACCGAGTTCGGCCCGAACTACCTGGTCACCGCGGCCATCACCGCCGACGGCTCCTCCGGCGGCAAGATCGACGCGGCCGACTACGGCGGCGCCGCCACCTCGCTGAACTGGTACAACGTGATGACGTACGACTACTTCGGCGCCTGGGCGAACACCGGCCCGACCGCCCCGCACTCCCCGCTGACCTCGTACTCCGGCATCCCGACCGCCGGCTTCAACTCGGCCGACGCGATCGCCAAGCTGAAGGCGAAGGGCGTCCCGTCCGCCAAGCTCCTGCTCGGCATCGGCTTCTACGGCCGCGGCTGGACCGGCGTCACCCAGTCCGCCCCCGGCGGCACGGCGACCGGCGCGGCCACCGGCACCTACGAGGCGGGCATCGAGGACTACAAGGTGCTCAAGAACTCCTGCCCGGCCACCGGCACCATCGCGGGCACGGCGTACGCGCACTGCGGCACCAACTGGTGGAGCTACGACACCCCCGCCACCATCGGCACCAAGATGACCTGGGCCAAGAACCAGGGCCTGGGCGGCGCCTTCTTCTGGGAGTTCAGCGGCGACACCACGAGCGGTGAGCTGGTGAACGCGATCAGTAACGGACTCAAGTAG
- a CDS encoding response regulator transcription factor: MIRVLVAEDQSAVRAGLVLILGSAPDIEVIGEAADGERAVALARELRPDLVLMDVQMPRLDGVSATRQVVSEGLADVLVLTTFDLDEYVFGALRAGAAGFLLKNTEAKDLIEAVRAVGRGEGLIAPAVTRRLIAEFAAKPVREPTADPTVLGSLTRREREVLSCLGEGLSNAEIARRLDMAEATAKTHVSRLLGKLDLRSRVQAAVLAQELGV; this comes from the coding sequence ATGATCCGTGTGCTCGTCGCCGAGGACCAGTCCGCCGTACGGGCCGGACTGGTGCTCATCCTGGGCAGCGCGCCGGACATCGAGGTGATCGGTGAGGCGGCGGACGGCGAGCGGGCGGTGGCGCTCGCGCGGGAGCTTCGGCCGGACCTGGTGCTCATGGACGTGCAGATGCCGCGGCTGGACGGGGTCTCCGCGACCCGCCAGGTCGTCTCCGAGGGGCTGGCCGACGTGCTCGTGCTCACCACCTTCGACCTCGACGAATACGTCTTCGGGGCGCTGCGGGCCGGTGCCGCCGGGTTCCTGCTGAAGAACACGGAGGCCAAGGACCTCATCGAGGCCGTACGGGCGGTGGGGCGCGGCGAGGGTCTGATCGCCCCGGCCGTCACCCGGCGGCTGATCGCCGAGTTCGCCGCCAAGCCCGTACGCGAGCCCACGGCCGATCCGACGGTCCTCGGCTCCCTCACCCGGCGCGAACGGGAAGTCCTCTCCTGTCTGGGCGAAGGGCTGTCGAACGCGGAGATCGCCCGGCGGCTGGACATGGCCGAGGCGACGGCGAAGACACACGTCAGCCGCCTGCTGGGGAAGCTGGATCTGCGCAGCCGGGTGCAAGCGGCCGTACTGGCGCAGGAGTTGGGGGTCTGA
- a CDS encoding sensor histidine kinase — MAVRLPRPHRMDVYIAVAGLLGGLLLWVLDLGTRTARDGLVVLDGRWWILLPLVVTAGCEALRRTMPRTALLIGWAALTLDTITQGNLLTVLMFTDLVYAAVLYGRPATARRVPWIAGLVTVAFTVVPLAAFRKPEALLIGLVVGLVSLMPAATGWIVRNHRDAAEAADLRAEQTALLAEMDRAQAVVSERARMARELHDMVANHLSAIAIHSTAALSIDDPDTSRQALGVIRENSVEGLTEMRRLIGILRDTSDDTEPSAAPTLDGVGSLVEGARTNGLDVTLDADHGDSLPAPVELAAYRIVQESLTNVLKHASPGRVTVALRQTDSSLAIAVTSPFGDRDGPSAPGSGAGLVGMRERVALLGGTFEAGPESSGHGKIWSVRASLPVTEGEPA; from the coding sequence ATGGCCGTACGACTGCCCCGCCCGCACCGCATGGACGTCTACATCGCCGTCGCCGGACTCCTCGGCGGTCTGCTGCTGTGGGTCCTGGACCTCGGCACGCGCACGGCCCGCGACGGGCTCGTGGTGCTCGACGGCCGCTGGTGGATCCTGCTGCCCCTGGTCGTGACCGCCGGCTGCGAAGCGCTGCGCCGCACCATGCCGCGCACCGCCCTGCTGATCGGCTGGGCCGCCCTGACGCTGGACACCATCACCCAGGGCAACCTGCTCACGGTGCTGATGTTCACCGACCTGGTGTACGCGGCCGTGCTCTACGGCCGGCCCGCCACGGCTCGCCGGGTGCCCTGGATCGCCGGCCTGGTCACCGTGGCCTTCACGGTGGTGCCCCTCGCGGCCTTCCGGAAGCCGGAGGCCCTGCTGATCGGCCTGGTCGTCGGACTGGTCTCCCTCATGCCCGCCGCCACCGGCTGGATCGTCCGCAACCACCGCGACGCCGCCGAGGCCGCCGACCTGCGTGCCGAGCAGACGGCCCTGCTGGCGGAGATGGACCGCGCCCAGGCCGTCGTGTCCGAACGGGCGCGCATGGCACGGGAGTTGCACGACATGGTCGCCAACCACCTCTCGGCGATCGCGATCCACTCCACGGCCGCGCTCTCGATCGACGACCCGGACACCTCCCGACAGGCCCTCGGGGTCATCCGCGAGAACAGCGTCGAGGGGCTGACCGAGATGCGCCGGCTGATCGGCATCCTGCGGGACACGAGCGACGACACCGAGCCGTCCGCCGCGCCCACGCTCGACGGGGTCGGCTCGCTCGTCGAGGGAGCCCGCACCAACGGGCTCGACGTGACCCTCGACGCCGATCACGGCGACTCCCTCCCCGCCCCCGTCGAACTGGCGGCGTACCGCATCGTCCAGGAGTCGTTGACGAACGTCCTCAAGCACGCCTCCCCCGGCCGGGTCACCGTCGCGCTGCGCCAGACGGACAGCTCCCTCGCCATCGCCGTGACCAGTCCGTTCGGTGACCGCGACGGCCCGAGCGCGCCCGGTTCCGGCGCGGGCCTGGTGGGGATGCGGGAGCGGGTCGCCCTGCTGGGCGGCACCTTCGAGGCGGGCCCCGAGAGCTCGGGACACGGCAAGATCTGGAGCGTCCGCGCCTCCCTCCCCGTCACCGAGGGGGAGCCCGCTTGA
- a CDS encoding DUF5708 family protein, with amino-acid sequence MSGRTGKPMKNLVEGVGTFVVGLVLWLFTDGVEVPVVTLTKVGVVMMCVGGVLVATGLYQAARGTTGDR; translated from the coding sequence ATGAGCGGCAGGACGGGCAAGCCGATGAAGAACCTGGTGGAAGGGGTCGGCACCTTTGTGGTCGGCCTGGTCCTGTGGCTCTTCACCGACGGAGTGGAGGTCCCGGTCGTCACCCTGACCAAGGTCGGCGTGGTGATGATGTGCGTCGGCGGCGTACTCGTCGCGACGGGCCTGTACCAGGCCGCACGCGGAACGACGGGGGACCGCTAG
- a CDS encoding cob(I)yrinic acid a,c-diamide adenosyltransferase, with product MVNLTRIYTRTGDKGTTNLGDMSRVPKTDLRISAYADANEANAVIGTAIALGGLDEEVVKVLTRVQNDLFDVGADLSTPVVENPQFPPLRVEQFYIDKLEADCDRFNERLEKLRSFILPGGTPGAALLHQACTVARRAERSTWAALEAHGEEMNPLTATYLNRLSDLLFILARTANKEIGDVLWVPGGER from the coding sequence ATGGTCAATCTGACGCGCATCTACACCAGGACCGGCGACAAGGGCACCACCAACCTCGGCGACATGAGCCGGGTGCCCAAGACCGACCTGCGGATCTCGGCGTACGCGGACGCCAACGAGGCCAACGCGGTGATCGGGACGGCGATCGCGCTGGGCGGGCTGGACGAGGAGGTCGTCAAGGTCCTCACCCGTGTGCAGAACGACCTCTTCGACGTCGGCGCCGACCTCTCCACCCCCGTCGTCGAGAACCCCCAGTTCCCGCCCCTGCGGGTCGAGCAGTTCTACATCGACAAGCTGGAGGCGGACTGCGACCGCTTCAACGAGCGGTTGGAGAAGCTCCGCTCCTTCATCCTGCCGGGCGGTACCCCGGGCGCGGCCCTGCTCCACCAGGCCTGCACGGTCGCCCGCCGGGCCGAGCGCTCGACGTGGGCGGCCCTGGAGGCCCACGGCGAGGAGATGAACCCCCTCACCGCTACCTACCTCAACCGCCTCTCCGACCTCCTGTTCATCCTCGCGAGGACGGCGAACAAGGAGATCGGAGACGTGCTGTGGGTGCCGGGCGGGGAACGCTAG
- a CDS encoding ABC transporter permease — MLLHDTALIFGRYARQTLRSRFAMLFGVLMPLLYLLFFGPLLTDVPLGSRGSSWQVLVPGLLLQLGLFGASFAGFMVILEKQTGVIERMRVTPVSRLALLLGRVLRDAAVFVFQAVLLVLAALLMGLRAPLAGILIGFVFVALLTVSLASLSYALAMKARSQHEFGPAVNALTMPSMLLSGLMLPMSLAPGWLDVLSHFIPFRYLVDAMRDAYVGAYATSAMLYGVLVALGLTALAVTVGTRVFRTAGA; from the coding sequence ATGCTTCTTCACGACACCGCGCTGATCTTCGGGCGGTATGCCCGCCAGACCCTGCGCTCCCGCTTCGCGATGCTGTTCGGCGTACTGATGCCGCTGCTGTATCTGCTCTTCTTCGGCCCGCTGCTCACCGACGTCCCGCTCGGCTCGCGGGGCAGCTCCTGGCAGGTGCTCGTCCCGGGGCTGCTTCTCCAACTGGGGTTGTTCGGCGCCTCGTTCGCGGGCTTCATGGTGATCCTCGAGAAGCAGACGGGGGTGATCGAGCGCATGCGGGTCACCCCGGTGAGCCGGCTCGCCCTGCTGCTGGGCCGGGTGCTGCGTGACGCGGCGGTCTTCGTCTTCCAGGCGGTACTGCTCGTCCTCGCGGCCCTGCTCATGGGCCTGCGCGCGCCCCTCGCCGGCATCCTGATCGGCTTCGTCTTCGTGGCCCTGCTGACGGTCTCGCTCGCCTCGCTGTCGTACGCGCTCGCCATGAAGGCCCGCTCCCAGCACGAGTTCGGCCCGGCGGTCAACGCGCTGACGATGCCGTCGATGCTCCTGTCGGGCCTGATGCTGCCGATGTCACTGGCCCCGGGCTGGCTCGACGTCCTGTCCCACTTCATCCCGTTCCGCTATCTGGTGGACGCGATGCGGGACGCGTACGTCGGCGCGTACGCCACTTCGGCCATGCTGTACGGGGTCCTGGTGGCCCTCGGCCTCACGGCGCTCGCCGTGACGGTGGGCACACGGGTCTTCCGGACGGCCGGAGCGTAA
- a CDS encoding ABC transporter ATP-binding protein — protein MPIISTAGLARTFQTKRGPVEAVRGIDLTVRSGEILGFLGPNGAGKTTTLRMLTTLLPPTGGAATVAGHDLATDPAGVRRACGYVAQSGGVDPQITVREELVTQGRLYRLTKSQAVERAAELAHDLDLTDLLDRRCAALSGGQRRRLDIAMALTHRPRVLFLDEPTTGLDPASRADLWKLVRRLRDEHGTTVFLTTHYLDEADALADRIVVVDQGLVVADDTPSALKLRHGGSIDATLQDAFLAITGRGPSPADTAPIAV, from the coding sequence ATGCCCATCATCAGTACGGCCGGTCTGGCCCGTACCTTCCAGACGAAGCGCGGCCCCGTGGAGGCCGTGCGCGGAATCGACCTCACCGTCCGCTCCGGCGAGATCCTCGGGTTCCTCGGCCCGAACGGCGCCGGGAAGACGACGACACTGCGCATGCTCACGACCCTGCTGCCCCCGACCGGCGGCGCGGCCACGGTCGCGGGGCACGACCTGGCGACCGACCCCGCCGGAGTACGCCGGGCCTGCGGCTACGTGGCGCAGTCGGGCGGGGTGGACCCGCAGATCACGGTGCGGGAGGAGCTGGTCACCCAAGGGCGGCTCTACCGCCTGACGAAGAGCCAGGCCGTCGAGCGCGCGGCCGAGTTGGCCCACGACCTGGACCTCACCGATCTACTGGACCGCAGGTGCGCCGCGCTCTCCGGCGGCCAACGGCGCCGCCTCGACATCGCGATGGCGCTCACCCACCGTCCCCGTGTCCTCTTCCTCGACGAGCCGACGACGGGTCTCGACCCCGCCAGCCGAGCCGATCTGTGGAAGCTGGTGCGCCGACTGCGCGACGAGCACGGCACCACGGTCTTCCTGACGACGCACTACCTCGACGAGGCGGACGCCCTCGCCGACCGGATCGTCGTCGTCGACCAGGGCCTGGTCGTGGCGGACGACACCCCGAGCGCGCTCAAGCTGCGGCACGGCGGCTCGATCGACGCCACGCTCCAGGACGCCTTCCTGGCCATCACCGGGCGAGGGCCCTCCCCCGCCGACACCGCCCCCATAGCCGTCTAG
- a CDS encoding TetR/AcrR family transcriptional regulator — protein sequence MAEGLRERKKRETRQRISDIATGLFLEHGFVTVTIAEVADAADVSVNTVYNYFPAKEDLFFDRSAGIVERLARWVRARDRGESAVAAVLRELRSEVEAVSPHVGLMEGYDRFMKAIHEAPALRSRLWSIQQEVQDNLEAALREETGAVAGDSLPTLIAGQINWVHQTVMAVIGREMLAGRDPDEVSREVLLLLDDMEGLLSEKVLNYAVRPSE from the coding sequence ATGGCAGAAGGGCTCAGGGAGCGCAAGAAACGCGAGACGAGGCAGCGGATCTCGGACATCGCCACCGGGCTGTTCCTGGAGCACGGCTTCGTGACCGTCACCATCGCGGAGGTGGCCGACGCGGCCGACGTCTCCGTGAACACCGTCTACAACTACTTCCCCGCCAAGGAGGACCTCTTCTTCGACCGCAGCGCGGGCATCGTCGAACGGCTCGCCCGCTGGGTGCGCGCCCGCGACCGGGGCGAGTCGGCCGTCGCCGCCGTCCTCCGTGAACTGCGCTCCGAGGTCGAGGCGGTCTCGCCGCACGTCGGCCTGATGGAGGGCTACGACCGCTTCATGAAGGCCATCCACGAGGCGCCCGCCCTGCGCTCCAGGCTGTGGAGCATCCAGCAGGAGGTCCAGGACAACCTGGAGGCGGCCCTCCGTGAGGAGACCGGCGCCGTCGCTGGTGACTCCCTGCCCACCCTGATCGCCGGTCAGATCAACTGGGTCCACCAGACGGTGATGGCCGTCATCGGACGCGAGATGCTCGCCGGGCGCGATCCGGACGAAGTGTCACGAGAGGTACTTCTTCTCCTGGACGACATGGAGGGCCTGTTGAGCGAGAAGGTGCTCAACTACGCCGTCCGACCCTCCGAGTGA